A single Vulcanisaeta distributa DSM 14429 DNA region contains:
- a CDS encoding cation:proton antiporter has protein sequence MPTGETIFLTLLEVSILILLADLAGGVLSRYGFPRVVAELLIGLALSPYALGSLLNAFMHLELFTINDYLLFLTNLSIILLLFASGLEHGLSTLREGGIYGVLAAVFGAITPFALVYWALTTVGLQPTESAIIALSTAPTSLAVVAGIIEREGLTGLPSTRVLITAASIDDVVALILLSMVITTVGAGGFTYGAIIAAVKTVALWVLVFILSVLFIPRALNRVGEEVITYASLVVLFGIVLIMTTLGFSEVIAAFIAGVAVAESRSSQRVRETVNVLLAIFGSIFFIAMGLQLNFRYILNTEVLVVALVVSLAAVVGKVVGIYPFAYLRLRNRRDSMVVSYGMIPRGEMGLVIASIGLSSGLINMGEFGIIILMVLITTIVGAVVYRREACRVRLTRAD, from the coding sequence GTGCCTACTGGCGAGACTATCTTCCTCACGCTCCTTGAGGTTAGCATACTAATCCTACTAGCTGACTTGGCCGGTGGTGTCCTCTCTAGGTATGGCTTTCCCAGGGTAGTCGCCGAACTCCTGATAGGACTTGCCCTAAGCCCATACGCACTGGGCTCACTACTGAACGCGTTCATGCACCTGGAGTTATTCACAATCAATGATTACCTACTATTCCTAACAAACCTCTCAATAATACTCCTACTCTTCGCCTCGGGCCTTGAGCACGGCCTATCCACACTCAGGGAAGGCGGCATATACGGCGTATTAGCCGCCGTCTTCGGGGCCATAACCCCCTTCGCCCTGGTCTACTGGGCCTTAACAACCGTTGGGTTGCAACCCACGGAATCCGCGATAATTGCCCTATCGACGGCACCCACGAGCCTAGCCGTGGTCGCCGGAATCATCGAGCGTGAAGGCTTGACGGGTCTACCAAGCACTAGGGTTTTGATCACGGCGGCGTCGATAGACGATGTCGTGGCTCTAATACTCCTTTCCATGGTCATAACCACCGTGGGCGCCGGCGGCTTCACGTATGGCGCCATAATCGCGGCTGTCAAGACCGTGGCCCTTTGGGTCCTGGTATTCATACTGTCCGTGCTATTCATACCCAGGGCCCTGAATAGGGTTGGTGAGGAGGTGATTACCTACGCATCCCTAGTGGTCCTCTTCGGCATAGTCCTCATAATGACCACGCTGGGCTTTTCCGAGGTCATTGCCGCGTTCATAGCAGGCGTGGCCGTTGCTGAGAGCAGGTCCTCGCAGAGGGTTAGGGAGACTGTGAACGTGTTACTGGCCATATTCGGCTCCATATTCTTCATAGCCATGGGCCTACAACTAAACTTCAGGTATATACTCAATACTGAGGTACTGGTGGTGGCACTCGTGGTTTCATTAGCAGCGGTGGTTGGTAAGGTCGTTGGTATATACCCATTCGCCTACCTAAGGCTTCGTAATCGCCGTGACTCAATGGTCGTCAGCTACGGCATGATACCCAGGGGTGAGATGGGACTCGTAATCGCATCCATAGGGTTAAGCAGTGGCTTAATTAACATGGGTGAGTTCGGCATCATAATACTCATGGTGTTGATAACAACCATAGTCGGCGCCGTAGTGTACAGGCGCGAGGCCTGTAGGGTACGACTAACGAGGGCGGACTAA
- a CDS encoding MFS transporter, translating to MHRSVYLILIVKGLRTFVFGMVSVLTPIYLAMLGFSPTYVGASIFLVVLGNVFSNVLLTWFGNVIGRRRLLIIFSLLIFISGILLSSSSLYPVLALALFMGNISTTGTEAGPFQSIEVGVLPRFTGNRLGRVLGLYNLIGYSASSLGALASSLPAYLGDKLVFVRSMYLIYAVVGLVMVIAYSALGNIEGGGRRLGLRGLGRTAVADIRNLSMLFSVDAFGGGLVTQSLLSYWFYIRYGVTLRELGLVFMVVNVVTAISLVIAPLIAERIGNLRTMVYTHIISNIFLILIPLAGSFTGSLAFLLLRQSVSQMDVPTRQAFMAQIFSDEERVPANAVTNTARSIGSLPGPLIVGDLISQGLYSLPFIISGSLKIMYDLTIYLMYRGRVVK from the coding sequence ATGCATAGGAGTGTTTACTTGATTTTGATTGTTAAGGGGTTGAGGACCTTTGTCTTCGGCATGGTCAGCGTATTGACGCCCATTTACCTGGCAATGCTGGGTTTTTCACCAACCTACGTTGGTGCATCCATATTCCTGGTAGTCCTCGGTAATGTCTTCTCAAACGTATTACTTACGTGGTTCGGCAATGTGATTGGTAGGAGGAGGTTATTGATCATTTTTAGCCTACTCATATTCATCTCCGGCATCCTCCTATCCTCATCCTCACTATACCCTGTACTAGCCCTGGCGCTTTTCATGGGTAACATAAGTACGACAGGGACTGAGGCGGGTCCCTTCCAATCCATTGAGGTTGGTGTGTTGCCTAGGTTCACGGGCAATAGGTTGGGTAGGGTCCTGGGCCTTTACAACCTAATTGGTTACTCAGCATCATCGCTGGGTGCCCTCGCATCATCATTACCGGCCTACCTGGGGGATAAATTGGTGTTTGTTAGGTCGATGTACCTCATATATGCCGTGGTTGGTTTGGTCATGGTTATTGCCTACAGCGCCCTAGGCAATATTGAGGGTGGCGGGAGGAGGCTTGGTTTGAGGGGTTTGGGTAGGACTGCCGTTGCTGACATTAGGAATTTATCAATGCTATTCTCGGTGGATGCCTTTGGGGGTGGGTTGGTTACGCAGTCCCTACTATCCTACTGGTTCTATATTCGTTATGGGGTGACCCTGAGGGAGTTGGGTTTGGTTTTTATGGTTGTTAATGTGGTTACGGCGATCTCACTGGTGATTGCGCCGTTGATTGCCGAGAGGATCGGTAATCTGAGGACGATGGTCTACACGCACATTATTTCGAACATATTCCTAATACTCATACCACTCGCTGGTTCATTCACGGGGAGTCTCGCATTCCTCCTGCTCAGGCAGAGTGTTTCCCAGATGGATGTTCCGACTAGGCAGGCATTCATGGCGCAGATATTTAGTGATGAGGAGAGGGTTCCGGCGAATGCTGTGACGAATACCGCGAGGAGCATTGGTTCCTTACCAGGTCCGTTAATAGTCGGTGATTTAATATCCCAGGGGCTCTACTCCCTACCATTCATAATAAGTGGGTCTCTGAAGATTATGTATGACTTGACGATATACCTAATGTACAGGGGTAGAGTCGTGAAGTAG
- a CDS encoding class I SAM-dependent methyltransferase, translated as MLGYKLYVRSYYEALGTRYLDLYLRDSVLGYLRAAETLRTRGMRVLDIGCGVGVGAGLLSGSARLYVCLDIACGVLRYVNYLPNVDVVCADAALPPIRPGSIDYALLINVVNADADGEAVLRGALGLGARVYAESPRAVDNELIRRLIS; from the coding sequence ATGCTTGGATATAAGCTCTATGTACGTAGTTACTACGAGGCATTAGGCACCAGGTACCTGGACCTATACCTGAGGGATAGCGTGCTCGGCTACCTCAGGGCTGCCGAGACGTTGAGGACAAGGGGCATGAGGGTTCTGGACATTGGCTGTGGTGTTGGTGTTGGAGCCGGCCTGTTGTCGGGTTCAGCTAGGCTGTACGTGTGCCTAGACATTGCCTGCGGTGTGCTTAGGTATGTGAATTACCTGCCCAACGTGGACGTGGTATGTGCCGACGCGGCTTTACCGCCCATTAGGCCCGGCTCCATTGACTACGCCCTACTCATTAATGTGGTTAATGCCGACGCTGATGGTGAGGCGGTCCTCAGGGGGGCCCTGGGCCTCGGTGCCCGAGTCTATGCCGAGTCGCCCAGGGCTGTGGATAATGAGTTGATTAGGCGCTTAATCTCCTAG
- a CDS encoding chloride channel protein: MTITKQSYIVKWLILGVLIGVVAGASALTFYLVLRLTTYVFMDLLIGYRQPEPIGFGGSLTYTPHIERPWLIPVSTVLGAVIVAYLAREFRESRAGLDAVIEAYHGRRRPFSNPGLHGFMNVLLSAITIGSGGSAGPEAPTGNLGGGLSYLIAEGLGLSDEDRALAMIVGMGAALGAVFKAPVGGALLAAELPYRRDFEVKALYPALVASLTAYAIFCLVTGFKPYMGQVMMTVPTPSIPLYAVLGVVDGAVAMAYVESLDGIHRLFSRLRVNDVVRTAIGGVLIGLIGLIMPQVLGAGEGWMDLAVYVRLSSFSSPIMPLIILLALLPLVKILSTSVTLGSGEVGGVFTPGLVVGAFTGLDMGLLLHYLYPTLVPSAVPFVVVSSLAMFGAASNAPLAVMVMMLEMTNNYRVLPEAVIASTIAYLMTTWKYTVFKAQRAGRTRTGRGERGSWSS; the protein is encoded by the coding sequence ATGACGATTACCAAGCAGTCCTACATAGTTAAGTGGTTAATCCTAGGCGTATTAATCGGGGTGGTTGCCGGTGCCTCGGCATTAACGTTTTACCTAGTGCTCAGATTAACTACGTACGTATTCATGGACCTACTCATTGGTTATAGGCAGCCCGAGCCCATTGGGTTTGGAGGTTCACTAACGTACACACCCCACATTGAGAGGCCTTGGTTAATACCCGTGTCCACGGTACTCGGCGCGGTGATTGTCGCTTACCTAGCCAGGGAATTCCGCGAGTCGAGGGCCGGCCTTGACGCCGTTATAGAGGCGTACCACGGTAGAAGGAGGCCATTTAGTAATCCGGGGCTTCATGGCTTCATGAATGTCCTACTCTCGGCGATAACGATAGGGTCGGGCGGTTCCGCTGGGCCTGAGGCACCAACTGGAAACCTCGGGGGTGGCTTATCATACCTCATTGCCGAGGGGCTTGGGCTTAGTGATGAGGATAGGGCCCTGGCGATGATTGTCGGCATGGGCGCGGCCTTGGGGGCAGTATTCAAGGCGCCGGTGGGCGGTGCATTACTCGCGGCTGAACTACCCTACAGGAGGGACTTCGAGGTTAAGGCGTTGTACCCAGCCCTCGTGGCCTCGCTGACGGCCTACGCAATCTTCTGCCTAGTAACTGGCTTTAAGCCCTACATGGGCCAGGTAATGATGACCGTGCCCACACCGTCAATTCCGCTCTACGCGGTCTTGGGGGTTGTTGATGGTGCCGTGGCCATGGCATACGTCGAGTCACTGGATGGCATCCACAGGTTATTTAGTAGGTTGAGGGTTAATGACGTGGTTAGGACCGCCATTGGCGGTGTTCTCATAGGCCTAATCGGCCTTATAATGCCGCAGGTACTCGGTGCCGGTGAGGGTTGGATGGATCTGGCGGTTTATGTAAGGTTAAGCAGCTTCTCCTCGCCGATAATGCCACTCATAATACTCCTAGCCCTACTCCCGCTCGTTAAAATTCTCTCCACATCGGTTACCCTGGGTTCGGGGGAGGTCGGTGGCGTCTTTACGCCGGGTCTCGTGGTTGGCGCTTTCACGGGGTTGGACATGGGCCTACTCCTTCACTACCTATACCCCACGCTCGTGCCGAGCGCCGTGCCCTTCGTCGTTGTGAGCTCCCTGGCAATGTTTGGTGCTGCTTCAAATGCCCCACTCGCCGTCATGGTGATGATGCTTGAAATGACCAACAACTACCGAGTACTGCCGGAGGCAGTCATAGCCTCAACCATCGCCTACCTAATGACTACTTGGAAATACACGGTATTCAAGGCCCAAAGGGCCGGTAGAACGCGCACTGGACGTGGTGAACGCGGGTCATGGTCATCGTAG
- a CDS encoding DNA repair exonuclease: MLIAQLADIHLGHRQYGLDERLEDYNRAFLSAVDELVRLREERGLDTVVISGDFFDTQRPSPSIYITAIRGLARLREAGIRVIAIRGNHDSSVINPVENPLAVLHQMGLIQYLDNNYVDLGEVRVIGVGTVYTDMQNRLINSLNALRGGGINIAVIHQYIEGAPYIYPMPNVDVFMINEKPLAQLDIDYFAVGHIHEHELRHPRINAVYPGSLEIWDAREFEVYEYSNGKLRKVKDLDPKGFLLLDVGGNGVKVSGVRLGVSRRLIRVRVKYDEAKPSVVRSDVAYIASNMDQRGSLIILEVEGRVAGGYSTRDFNANALRKLFSRAWVDVRLSLERQVGGGERSVRVFGGINEIIRQALRSRLGNDELVGVVMDIIERVRADDEDGALKVLENLVGVPLRGSKSITDWLGVQK; the protein is encoded by the coding sequence ATGCTAATTGCGCAATTAGCCGACATACACCTTGGCCATCGCCAGTACGGGTTAGACGAGAGGCTCGAGGACTACAACAGAGCATTCCTGAGCGCGGTTGATGAGTTGGTACGGCTTAGGGAGGAGAGGGGGTTAGACACCGTGGTAATTAGTGGCGACTTCTTCGACACCCAGAGACCATCACCCAGCATATACATAACGGCGATTAGGGGGTTAGCGAGACTTAGGGAGGCTGGGATAAGGGTCATAGCCATAAGGGGTAATCACGACTCATCAGTCATAAACCCAGTCGAGAATCCACTCGCCGTGCTCCACCAAATGGGTTTGATTCAGTACCTGGATAATAACTACGTGGACCTGGGCGAAGTCAGGGTGATTGGGGTCGGCACGGTGTACACGGATATGCAGAATAGGCTTATCAATTCATTAAATGCCCTGAGGGGTGGTGGCATCAACATAGCCGTTATTCATCAATACATCGAGGGCGCGCCGTACATATACCCAATGCCCAACGTGGATGTGTTCATGATTAATGAGAAGCCACTGGCTCAATTGGACATTGATTACTTCGCCGTGGGGCACATACACGAGCATGAACTCAGGCACCCGAGGATCAACGCTGTTTACCCAGGTTCACTCGAGATATGGGATGCCAGGGAGTTCGAGGTTTATGAGTACTCCAATGGAAAACTAAGGAAGGTTAAGGACCTAGACCCAAAGGGCTTTCTACTACTTGATGTTGGTGGCAATGGCGTTAAGGTCAGCGGTGTTAGGCTTGGGGTCTCTAGGAGGCTTATCAGGGTGAGGGTTAAGTATGATGAGGCAAAGCCCAGTGTTGTTAGGAGTGACGTGGCCTACATAGCCAGCAACATGGATCAGAGGGGTTCGTTGATCATCCTGGAGGTTGAGGGCAGGGTGGCCGGTGGCTACTCGACCAGGGACTTCAACGCCAATGCGCTTAGGAAGCTTTTCAGTAGGGCTTGGGTCGACGTTAGGCTAAGCCTGGAGAGACAGGTTGGTGGGGGTGAGAGGTCGGTTAGGGTGTTTGGCGGTATTAATGAGATAATTAGGCAGGCCCTTAGGTCCAGGTTGGGTAATGATGAGTTGGTGGGTGTCGTCATGGACATTATCGAGAGGGTTAGGGCCGATGATGAGGATGGAGCGTTGAAGGTCCTCGAGAACCTGGTCGGTGTACCACTCAGGGGTAGTAAATCAATCACTGATTGGTTGGGTGTTCAGAAATGA
- a CDS encoding acetate--CoA ligase family protein: protein MGEGFNYLFNPRSIAIIGATAREGSVGGVITRNLLTKFRGRVYLVNPSYTELLGHRVYRSVLEIPDEVDLAVIVTPAPTVPRIMSECAAKGVKVAVVISGGFSETGEDGARLEREVREASQGRVRILGPNCIGVYNAFNGLDTFFIPQGRMERPRAGPIALISQSGAVAAAILDWAARKGIGVGIAVNYGNKLDISEVELLEALAGNEDLRVVVMYVEGLKYPGEGRRLLEVMRRVTKVKPVIVYKAGRSKSSGRAVKSHTAALAGNYEIYRAMLRQAGAIEVNNLMDALEVAKALATQPLPRGNRVLIITDSGGAGVQAVDNVESVGLVVPELPQEVRSTLAKSLPPFASTANPIDLTGSATDAMYKFVLDTVLPTGHIDMALVLAQMQLPGMTPKLADYIIEARRFGKPIVVYGISANEDARAFKARLEEGGVPTYDRLETAANALRALYEYAVTRGLVRPR from the coding sequence GTGGGTGAGGGCTTTAACTACCTATTCAACCCCAGGTCAATAGCCATAATAGGCGCCACGGCTAGGGAGGGGAGCGTCGGCGGCGTCATAACCAGGAACCTACTCACCAAGTTCCGGGGCAGGGTCTACCTAGTCAACCCAAGCTACACGGAATTACTGGGCCACAGGGTCTACAGATCCGTGCTTGAGATCCCTGATGAGGTTGACCTAGCCGTAATAGTCACGCCGGCGCCCACCGTACCGAGGATAATGAGTGAGTGTGCGGCTAAGGGCGTTAAAGTGGCCGTAGTAATTAGTGGTGGCTTTAGCGAGACTGGTGAGGATGGGGCGAGGCTCGAGAGGGAGGTTAGGGAGGCATCCCAGGGCAGGGTTAGGATACTAGGCCCAAACTGCATTGGAGTTTACAACGCCTTTAATGGCTTAGACACATTCTTCATACCGCAGGGTAGGATGGAGAGGCCTAGGGCTGGGCCGATAGCCCTTATAAGCCAGAGTGGTGCGGTCGCTGCGGCGATCCTCGATTGGGCGGCTAGGAAGGGTATTGGTGTTGGCATTGCCGTGAACTACGGGAATAAGCTCGACATTAGCGAGGTGGAGTTGCTCGAGGCTTTGGCGGGTAATGAGGATTTGAGGGTCGTGGTCATGTACGTGGAGGGGTTGAAGTACCCTGGGGAGGGCAGGAGGTTGCTTGAGGTTATGAGGCGGGTGACTAAGGTTAAGCCCGTGATTGTCTATAAGGCTGGTAGGTCGAAGTCCTCGGGTAGGGCCGTTAAGTCCCACACCGCCGCCCTGGCGGGTAATTACGAGATCTACAGGGCAATGCTGAGGCAGGCAGGTGCCATAGAGGTTAATAACTTGATGGATGCGCTCGAGGTCGCTAAGGCATTAGCCACGCAGCCGTTGCCAAGGGGAAACAGGGTCTTAATAATCACCGATAGTGGTGGTGCCGGTGTTCAGGCTGTTGATAATGTGGAGTCCGTTGGATTGGTAGTGCCCGAACTGCCTCAGGAGGTTCGGAGCACCCTGGCCAAGTCATTACCACCCTTCGCAAGCACTGCAAACCCGATTGACTTGACGGGTAGTGCCACGGACGCCATGTACAAGTTCGTCCTAGACACCGTACTACCGACCGGCCACATCGACATGGCGCTGGTACTAGCCCAAATGCAGTTGCCTGGCATGACGCCTAAGCTTGCGGATTACATAATCGAGGCCAGGAGGTTCGGTAAGCCAATAGTTGTTTATGGAATCAGTGCGAATGAGGATGCGAGGGCCTTCAAGGCTAGGCTTGAGGAGGGTGGTGTGCCGACGTACGATAGGTTGGAGACCGCGGCTAACGCCCTGAGGGCTCTGTACGAATACGCGGTCACCAGGGGGTTAGTCCGCCCTCGTTAG
- a CDS encoding AAA family ATPase, with protein MITKVEIENFRSIMRGKAVITEGINFIHGPNGSGKTSILEAIAIALYGSEWVRGKYRLSDLVRRGASSAVIRLEYVGIDGRKYLIQRAFSTERTLESQTYVLDEGGRRVAARDREVTQFVVKTTGIDLDTFSELLYVRQGEIREILRSGRKGEFKLDTLLRLDAIERARQDVVREGLRAVTSITEGLRGRLEVLERELRSRREELAKLESEVSSAEKALGEREGELRAVEEELNKLMSSEEEMERLEGEYAELKQRLSMLSEEEGRVLSELDALRNTLNQLSQLRARVVELESVVSREGELRARIEELMRRKDDVRARLALVQGYRQRAEEIRRELGSIEGSIKELNDELDRINGLKERAEELRRRLARRASIDVEINSVREELAKVDVEIEHVETELNLLRGGSVERCPLCGRPLSRELAQELVVSREVRLRELMRKRDELRSRLSRLSGEVEELSRLEGELRSIEGELSREGVIRASLEDLRRRRDSLFEELSRISGYSEESLRRELEGIEGELSRLNSELEGLGRAKVELAELRGRLASVDELERRVRDGEARLLNIHSERLSVEGRLRELEGRIRELEGVRARIKELSVRRDLLVREVGELRGRVNALRDRIEKLRGELASRESEVGRVKGELGKYVGASDMLSKLQQVLDDVKPVVRRIFLDSVNEELNVMMRELMHKASYASVEVNEDYEVVVRRNDGVSLPVEALSIGERNLVSLMLRYAIARVVMGVIPILILDEPTEHLDEEHRRRVGDWIRSLSNGVRTVIITSHVDVLETIADNVIRVGFINERGESMFANS; from the coding sequence ATGATTACTAAGGTTGAGATTGAGAACTTCAGGTCGATAATGAGGGGTAAGGCAGTAATTACCGAGGGCATAAACTTCATACATGGGCCAAACGGCTCCGGTAAGACGAGCATACTTGAGGCAATAGCAATAGCCCTATACGGCTCCGAATGGGTTAGGGGTAAGTACAGGCTTAGCGACCTCGTTAGGCGCGGCGCGTCCAGCGCCGTTATTCGCCTTGAGTACGTGGGAATTGATGGGCGTAAATACCTCATACAGAGGGCCTTCAGCACCGAGAGAACCCTTGAGTCGCAGACCTACGTCCTCGATGAGGGTGGTAGGAGGGTTGCGGCTAGGGATAGGGAGGTCACGCAATTCGTGGTTAAAACCACGGGTATAGACCTCGACACATTCTCGGAACTACTCTACGTAAGGCAGGGCGAGATTAGGGAGATACTCAGGAGTGGTAGGAAGGGCGAGTTTAAGTTGGACACCCTGCTCAGGCTTGATGCCATTGAGAGGGCTAGGCAGGACGTGGTTAGGGAGGGGCTTAGGGCCGTGACCAGCATTACCGAGGGGCTTAGGGGTAGGCTTGAGGTACTTGAGCGTGAATTAAGGAGTAGGAGGGAGGAGTTAGCCAAACTAGAGAGCGAGGTCTCCAGCGCCGAGAAGGCTCTGGGCGAGAGGGAGGGTGAGCTTAGGGCTGTTGAGGAGGAGTTGAATAAGTTAATGAGTAGTGAGGAGGAGATGGAGAGGCTTGAGGGTGAGTATGCGGAGTTGAAGCAGAGGCTCTCCATGCTCAGTGAAGAGGAGGGCAGGGTCTTGAGCGAGTTAGATGCGTTGAGGAACACCCTAAACCAACTAAGCCAGTTGAGGGCTAGGGTCGTTGAGCTTGAGTCGGTGGTGTCCAGGGAAGGCGAGTTGAGGGCCAGGATTGAGGAGTTAATGAGGAGGAAGGATGATGTCAGGGCAAGGCTGGCGCTGGTCCAGGGCTATAGGCAGAGGGCTGAGGAGATTAGGAGGGAGTTGGGGAGTATCGAGGGTAGTATTAAGGAGTTGAATGATGAGTTGGACAGGATTAATGGACTTAAGGAAAGAGCAGAGGAGCTGAGGAGGAGGTTGGCTAGGAGGGCGTCGATAGACGTGGAGATCAATAGTGTTAGGGAGGAGCTCGCCAAGGTTGATGTGGAGATCGAGCATGTGGAGACGGAGTTAAACCTGCTGAGGGGTGGTTCTGTCGAGAGGTGCCCATTGTGTGGTAGGCCATTGAGTAGGGAGTTGGCCCAGGAGCTTGTGGTGAGTAGGGAGGTTAGGCTTAGGGAGTTGATGAGGAAGAGGGATGAGTTAAGGAGCAGGTTGAGCAGGCTTAGTGGTGAGGTTGAGGAGTTGAGTAGGTTGGAGGGTGAGTTGAGGAGTATCGAGGGGGAGTTGAGTAGGGAGGGCGTCATTAGGGCGTCCCTTGAGGACCTACGCAGGAGGAGGGACTCACTGTTTGAGGAGTTATCGAGGATTAGCGGCTATAGTGAGGAGTCACTGAGGAGGGAGTTGGAGGGTATCGAGGGGGAGTTGAGTAGGTTGAATAGTGAGCTTGAGGGGTTGGGTAGGGCTAAGGTTGAGCTTGCTGAGTTGAGGGGTAGGTTGGCGAGTGTTGATGAGTTGGAGAGGAGGGTTAGGGATGGTGAGGCTAGGCTATTGAATATACACAGTGAGAGGTTGAGTGTTGAGGGTAGGCTTAGGGAGTTGGAGGGGAGGATTAGGGAGCTTGAGGGTGTTAGGGCTAGGATTAAGGAGTTGAGTGTGAGGAGGGACTTGTTGGTTAGGGAGGTTGGGGAGTTGAGGGGTAGGGTCAACGCGCTTAGGGATAGGATTGAGAAGTTGAGGGGTGAGTTGGCGAGTAGGGAGTCGGAGGTGGGTAGGGTTAAGGGTGAGTTGGGTAAGTACGTTGGTGCTTCGGACATGCTCAGTAAGCTTCAGCAGGTCCTTGATGACGTCAAGCCCGTGGTTAGGAGGATATTCCTTGATTCGGTTAATGAGGAGTTGAATGTAATGATGAGAGAGCTTATGCACAAGGCCTCGTACGCGTCCGTGGAGGTTAATGAGGACTACGAAGTGGTGGTCAGGAGGAATGATGGGGTCTCACTACCCGTTGAGGCGTTGTCCATAGGCGAGAGGAACCTGGTGTCCCTAATGCTTAGGTACGCAATTGCCAGGGTGGTCATGGGCGTAATACCGATACTAATACTTGATGAGCCCACGGAGCACTTGGACGAGGAGCATAGGCGTAGGGTTGGTGATTGGATTAGGAGCCTGAGTAATGGCGTTAGGACCGTGATAATAACGTCCCACGTGGACGTCCTAGAGACTATAGCCGACAATGTAATAAGGGTTGGCTTCATCAATGAGAGGGGTGAGAGTATGTTCGCGAACTCATGA